The Schistocerca gregaria isolate iqSchGreg1 chromosome X, iqSchGreg1.2, whole genome shotgun sequence nucleotide sequence CAAGCTAGTGTGTATAAGATATAAATAGGGAAATTAGAAGAATGACTGTTATAAAAATAATGAATGGCAGTCAGGTGAAAAGCAAAGATTGAAGCTTTGAGTCCAGATAAAAGGTAAAAAACTGTAAAATCCCAATATACTGGTGTTGTATCTGGAAAAAGAATAATTAGCACAGTTAAAAGCATTAAAAGTAATGGTGGTATAAGGACCATCATTGAGATTTATAGAGAGAAAATGGAACCTGGATGATAGGTGATTTAAGGAGTGATAAATGAGGTAGAGTAAAGGTTGAAAAAGTGTTTATGGAAGAAGTGCACACAGTTTAGAAGAATGGAATATGCATGTTAGTAAAACTGGATTTACCCATGTGagacagattggggggggggggcaggaggacatGGGGGGAGGGTTTAAACCTTCAAATTGTAGAGGGTACTTAGGTAGCCTGGAGTAAATCAGAAACTAAAGTGTGACTAATGAGACACCTAAAATGAACAGGAAGGATAGTGGTGCAGATACAGGAGAACTTCATGTACTGAGTCAAGGAGTGTAATTAAGATGATGAGTGACTTTAGGAAAGGAAAGTTTTTGAGAAATTAAAGTAGAAAGGTCCTGGTGTATACCAGAAGGACTGTCTTTGTCGGGGGGAATATATGGGGATCCAGAGGCTTGCTTATTGTAACAAACGACGTCATAACAATAAGCTCCTGAAATTCACCATCAAATAGTACAAGAAGATACTTCTGCAATGATTTTAGTTTATTTTGTCTTTCTTCTGAAAGATATAGTTAAGTTGCTGTGAATTTACAGTATCTTTAAAACTTTCCTTTATATTATTACTGGATGCTTAAAGGACTCTTATGAAGTTAATCGCAATACTAATTTGCATTGAAATTGATATTCAGAAATTATTGACACTCCGTTCATTGCTCAGCATTAActctttaaaatttcagttttggcaTTTTAGATTGCATTTTTCACAGCTTGGTGGTATGTATTTGGAAATGGACATTTATGTGCAGTCAGTTGATGTCTGCTGTAAACCATTTTAAAGTTGATAGAAAAAAGTATCTGAAGCACTATAGTGAGGCCATTCTGTCATGGTCCATATGCATTCAACTTTTAACAACCATGTCAGTAGCAAAATAAAATTTGCCATTGGCATAAAGAAAAGGTGCTCGTCAATAtctgaaataaataatacaaaacatgaGTCATATCAAGAATGATAGCCAGTATTGTGCAGTACTGTAGGATTTTGTGTTTCATGAAGAGTACCTATCATTTGGTATCATCTGTTTTGGTTATTGATGGGCATAAAACTATGCTGAGATTTCGTCTGAATGCTTCATTCTACTTTTATCGTGGCAACCGTTAAAAGCTGTATACACATGAGCCATGAAATAACACCTCTAGTATAATGCTTGATAAGTTTTCATTGTGTTTACACATGGGCAGgttaagtatttttgaatctgtgaTTTGTGGCTTTGCGTTTTAGAATTTAAATCTTATCACTATCTGTTCTACACTTGTAAATGCAAAACTGTCATGGAGGTTTTGCGAAAGAGAAAGTATGTAGTTAGGAAAGCTTTTCAACATGCTACATAATTTCATACTTGTGTGTGACTTGCTACTTGAATCAAATGTTTGCCTGTCTCGGAGTGCCTAGGAGAATTATGTAtgtttggagccggccgcggtggtctagcggttaaggcgctcagtccggaaccgcgcgactgctacggtcgcaggttcgaatcctgcctcgggcatgttaggtttaagtagttctaagttctaggggactgatgaccttagcagttaagtcccatagtgctcagagccatttgaaccaattacgttTGGATTTGCACCATTCTTGAGTGTAACAGAAGGCACGATTGCTAGTCAAAAACAATTGTAGCTAAAGCACAAAACTGCTGATTATTGCACTATTATTTCTGGAATTCCTCATTTCACTTTTCTGTCATGGCTTTCCATCTACTTGCctgttactacttttagtgtattaTACCTTTTATTTCCGCTCTTGTCATAGTTTTGCTGTGGTTCTGGATCAGTCCTGTTGAAGTGAGTAACCTCCATGTCAGTGTGTAATATAGTGTATCCAATTGTCACTTCGCTGTCCCCAAATTCCTGTTGTTCTCTTACATGAGTCACGGTGGCCCGATTTCTGAGTTGTTTACCAGTCCCTCCCCTCGTATAATCCAGTTTTTCTATGGTGCTTAACAGGAAGAAATGTAACCCCGAAGCTTCGGATTTCATATTGTTTACTTacgctaaaacttttattttgttctgaaagtGGATCTGTTCTGGCAATACTTTTCCattgttattaaatttttaatttttttttcaaagtagctTGTAAATGAAAGCTCACTTTACTGAGTTATAGCTTGTATTAATTGTGTTACCACTGCCTACTGAAATACCTCACTTTGTTCTTAAAACATGATATTTGTGCTATACTATGAAATAGCCTGATTCGAGAATGTGTGTTCCGTGATTGGGGATAGGAACAGTGTCTTGGATAAGTAAGGGAAGACAAGCCTAATTTATCCCAAGATACATGTGAAAGAATATGAATCTATAGCACAAATAAAATATTAGCTATTTGTATTTTGTATGGAAATCAAGGTGCCTATAATAGGCTGTCTCCAAAACTGGATTAATCAATAGTTAAAATCTGCTTCATTTAAATGTGGGCTGTCACCTGATGATGAATTTTGTTGCACACTCCTTACACTGGCACAAATTTCTACATGGCATTAAACCATTTGAAAATCTGCTACTTGTGCAAGCTTATGCCTTTGATGATGATTAAACTATATGTGCTCCGCAGGGTGTATGGTATTGGAAAATATTGTTCCTACAGTCCACATTTAAAATGAGAAGGTGCACATTCTTGCATATTAAAGCTCTGAAATGGTGGCAGCTAGTGTCATTATGCCAAACAGTAACTTTTAAGTTAACACCAGATGCAGTACTGCAAGTACTTTTTTTGCAGATTCATGTTATGCATCTGATTACTGCAAAAACCAAATGCAGTTTTCCATGACTAGGCTACCAATATTCCTTATGTAATACACTACAAGCTGTTCCACTCAACACTTACTtgcctttcctttttattttgtctGTTCACATTGTCCAGGTTGTAAtctacattgttttttctgttagCTCATACTAGTGATAAGTGTTAAAATCAAATACTTTGATCTTTTACATTGGACATTCGTACAACTGTGATGACATTTTGTCTCAGATGTCAGCTTCACACTTTAGCAGAACTTCGTGCactctcaaatttcattttgtaggTAGAGGTTTTTATATCTTCTTTCTTCATATCACATAATACTCTGTTACACatacacatttaaaaatgttatCATGATGTTCTTGTATTTTGTTCAACAGCTATTTTGATTTTCAGATAGATGAAGAAAGAATTGTCTCATCTACAGGGGCATTGTCTCTGAAGGAAGTTCCACAGAGATTAGTCTTGATTGGTGCTGGTGTAATTGGTTTAGAGTTGGTAAGTATTCAAGCTATTCAGAAAAATGTTCTGAACACTACCTCAGAGTCTACATTAATTACCGATTTATTTTCAGGGATCTGTTTGGTCAAGGTTGGGTGCAGAGGTAACTGCTGTGGAATTTCTTCCTTCTGTTGGCGGTGCAGGAATAGATGGAGAAGTTTCTAAAATGTTCCAGAGGATATTGACAAAGCAAGGTCTAAAATTCAAGCTGGGAACAAAAGTTACTGGTGCTGCTGTCCAGGGAAATGTAATTAAAGTCAGTGTTGAAAATGTCAAAGACTCTTCTAAAAAGGAGGAGGTAAGTGTTTAAATGAAAGAGAAAGTTCTGATTTCTGTATACAGCTGTTCCACCACAGAAAGCCCATTActtgctacaagttgtattttgtATGTAATATTGAAATTTATAACAGCCACAATcttttttaattttgaatattcAGTGTCATATAAGAAAAGAAGAAAGGCTTCTCCCTTTGCAGAAAGTAGaggttttttatataaaaaagttaaGAATGACTACTTCCTGTATTCGAATGAATTGCAGAGAGTAAATTGTGGGAGCACCGTCCAGCTGAGAAAAGACCACCCTCTAAAAAATTATCAAGTGCATAATGGGTGAAAATGTATCTAATCTCTCTCTTATTGAGAATTACAAAGATAGCTCCTGATTGGAAGATAAAAAATCACTTGTTTTAATTTGTGAGGTTTAGATGTAATTAGTTAATTTGTGTCTCTGTGTTCCTCCAGCAGTTTCTTGTCACACCAGTTTTCAGTTACCCTCTCCTCTTCTGTGTCTCGTTTAGGGTTAACCTGCACAATTATTTTCAATTGTTATTTTCTTTCCATCATAACAGCAAGTAAAAGCTAATACCTGTCACAAAGGTTGGACATGGGTTTCAAAGTAACCATACACAAAGTTTGACTTTTTAAAATTGTGATGAGCAGCTGTAAAAATATTTAGTTATGCAGATGTATGTTAATTTTTCTCCTATGTGCATAGAGATTGGAGTTCTCTGATGTATTTATTGGGAAGGGTTGCATTTTTGTAGAATCAAGGTCATATCAATGaggcagcttgtccaatgacatcAGTGTAACATGGCCAGCATTTACAAAAATGACTGGACATGGAAGAGGAcaatacactgagttgacaaaagtcatgggatagcacctAATATCATGTTGTACCTCCTTTTGCCTGCAGTAGTGCAGCAACTTGCTGTTGCATGGACTCAGTAGgttgttgaaagtcccctgcagaaatattgagccatgctgtctttatagccatccataattgttaaACTGTTGCAGGTGCATGATTTTCTGCATGACCTGACCTCTCTCttacattttataaatgtttgatgggattcatgtcttgtaatctgggtggccaattcattcactcaaattgtcttgaatgttcttcaatcaatcacaaacaattgtggcctgttgACATGGCCCATTGTGATCCATAAAACTCCATCATAGTTTGGGAGCAAgtagccaaacacaaccatttccagcccatgatcagttcagttggaccagaggggacagcacattccatgtaaacacagccccccACTGTTaaggagctgccaccagcttgcatagtgactTGTCAACTTGGGTCTGTGGCTTTGTAGAGTCTGAACCAAACTcaaaaaccctaccatcagctcttaccaaatgaaattgagACTCATTTGACTAGACCATAGTTTTCCAATCCTCTAGCGTCCAACCGGTATAGTAATGACCCTATGAGAGGTGCTGCTcgtaatgtcgtgctgttagcaaaggcatcggTCATCTTCTGCCATAGCCACTTAATGCCAGATTTTACCACTCTGTCCTAATGAATACATTTGTCAtacatcccatattgatttctgcagttattttatgtACCGTTGCTTgcgtgttaacactgacaactctacacaggcACTGctgttctcggtcattaagtgaaggcctttggtcactgtgttgtccattgtgagaggtaatgcctgaaatgtggtattctcagtacactattgacactttggatctcagtatttgaatttccaaaatggaatgttccctgtgtctagctccaactatcattccgtgttCAGAGTTTGTTAGTTAAGTCGTGCAGCTTTAATCACATCAGgaaccttttctcatgaatcacccgagtacgaatgacaactctgccaatgcactgcccttttataccttaagtacacgatactaccaccatctgtatatgtgcatgttgctattccatgacttttgtcttctCAGTGTAGTAGTGACAGGGTTTCCATTGCAAGCATTTATTGTACCATAGAAGTAGTACTTTTCAACTTCAGTCGTCACATGAATACACTTCCATATACCTTTAGTTGTGCCAGTGAGATACACTGAGATGTTGCATCTTCCTGCTAATGAAAGGGTTTGGTTTTCTGGACTCGGCTATCACCAGTGATGCATTATTATAATATTGAAGGAAAATGAGTCAGAACAATGTGAAACATGCCGTATTCTGCAGGGATGGGAAGTATTGCTTGGTGTTTTTAATGAATGAACCACAGCTTCATCAAGTCAGTCTGTAACCTTGTGCCATGAATCGAATCATAAGATGTTTGGCAAAATTAAGCATGATCTCTGTATCATGTCCACTTTATTGCCACACACTTGTCTTACTTGACTATAGTTCCAGTAACAGAAAGTGAAACTCTTAGACATTTAATTTGTGGAATCTGAAGCAATGCTGAAAAATTGCTAGGCATTTCTAAAGATCACATAATATAACGTGTGACATTGTGTGTTCAAAGAACCAGAAATAATTCCTGAAATGCAGTGGTACAGAAGGTGATTACTTTTGAAGAATATTTTGCAAAAATCTAATTATATCAATAACTATTTgttgcagtagtagtttccctgtCTCATGAACAACGCACATTGTTCACTGGATGTAAATAATATGGGATTTTATGCTGTCATGTAAATTAATGAAGGATTTGTAACCCTTGTGTGTTAATATGGTGGCAATATATGTGAGAATTTTTTAATTTTGGGGACTTTTATAAGAATCTGTGAGGATTTCATATTTTCATTGACTAAAACAGACAAACTGAGGCAGCTTACTACTTTGGAAAACAGTGTGGAGACATCATACAAGGGAAGTTGAAGCAATGTACTGAATTTTATACGGTTTGTTGCTTGGTTTTGAGCACCTCTAGCAGGTTCGCTAATCATTGAAGTCAATATTACTGCCTTTTGTTTCTCGTGCTTACAAGTCCATTTTGCATTTATGAATTTCTGTACAGCATTAagtgtttaatttgtttttaattctctGACTGCTTCATGCTTAAGTAGACAGCGGGCAGTGTGTGTGTGGAATCTGAAGCAATGCTGAAAAATTGCTAGGCATTTCTAGGCGCGCGCAGTTATTCTTTGTAGGCTTGATGTTGTCACACACCGACGTGATGTGACTTGACTCTAGATGGTGACACACAGCAGGGCCATTGGGCTTTCTTAAAGGGTGGCAGAAAAGATAGTTCATGACTTGCAGAATTGTTGATAAAACAGTACATAGTTTCTTTAGTTAATGATAAAAGGTCACCATATTCTCCATTTATGCACTCACAAAATATGTTGTTGAGTTCTCTCTGTTTCTGTCTGCAGTGTAGTAAGTTACATGGAAACTCAAAACATTTCAGTTGTTGAAATCTCGACTACAGCATTTTATTGCCATTCTGTTTAAGGATTTATGGGCAAAGTACATTCATGCTGTCTAGATGTTATAACCTTGCAGACTTGCtctagtgatttttcttttttttttattgttagtaaCGTACAAATACCGATTATTTATTGATGTTTCTGGAAAAAGGTTCTCTTGTTGGGTAAGTTGATAGCTTATCTTAATCTAAAGTTGTCAGTATAACTGTTAACATTAATATGTGTTACATCAAGTGAACAGATGTACTCATTGTGTGCTGCATAGAAATTGTTCTCTTTGAGATTTTTTTCCTCCCCAAGTTTAAGTAAAATGTGATTCCCACTGCTCCCACAGAACTTTCTGTCCATACTGAGTCTCAGTTCTTACATTTAGATTCTTCTTTTCCTTTACAGCTGGAATGTGATGTCCTGCTTGTGTGTGTTGGAAGGAGACCATACACTTCTAATTTGGGTCTTGAAGAAATTGGCATCGAACGGGATGAGAAGGGGAGAATTCCTGTCAATTCTAGATTTCAGACTGTAATACCAAAGTACGTAAACTTACTATTAAGTTTTCACTGTGATTAATAGTTTCTGAGTACTAAAATGAGGCAATCTCAATTACTGCTCCAGGTTTATTAATTGTTCTCAGTTTTAGAATTAAAAGGATATGTTACTCTCTGCATTGTTATACTTTCGTTCAAAAGTGAATTTTTTGATATTGTTGCAAAATATAAACTATTATTGTATTTCAGTATTTATGCTATTGGCGACACTATACATGGTCCAATGTTGGCTCACAAAGCTGAAGATGAGGGCATTGTGTGTGTAGAAGGCATTGCTGGAGGCCCAGTTCATATTGATTATAACTGCATTCCTTCTGTGATCTACACCCATCCAGAAGTTGGTTGGGTTGGTCACACCGAAGAGGATCTGAGAAGTGATGTGAGTACCTACTTGGTGGGGCATagtaaaaatgttaattttaatgtATGCCTAAGATAAGATAAACAACCTGTATacctatttttctttatttcaaaagattctaaCCCTAGTGCCTCATAAAAGATAAGCAGTGTGTTACAATTTGATTGATTGTATGATGTGcatattacaatttttttgttctAGGGTAGAGAATACAAAATTGGAAAATTTCCATTCGCTGCAAACAGTAGAGCAAAGACAAATAATGATACTGAGGGCTTTGTGAAGATCTTGGGAGACAAAGCGACAGACAGAATATTGGGTATTCATATCATAGGACCAGTAAGTTACTTGTAATCCGCTAGAATTAACTTTCTCTGGTACTTAAACTGTTGCATGGAACTACATTCTGACAATGACTGAAGCTGTCCATACACACATCATGTAATCGGATTTGTTTGTTGCAGGGTGCTGGAGAGTTAATCAATGAAGGAGTATTAGCGATGGAATACGGAGCATCTTGTGAGGATGTTGCAAGAGCATGTCATGCTCATCCAGTAAGTTCGAGTGATTGCATATTACAACTCAATCATATAACAATCTTTTAAGTTTGAATGTAGAACTGCTGTCCAGTTATTTTTTGCAAACATAACACAGTTTCCCTTACGTCATAACAGCTTAAACCTACAAGAGTGAAACACTTATATTTTATACTCTTATAATTGAtgtgtaaatttcattttattatcaaaCTGTTGTATTATCCAGTCAGTTCAGATTGTGTAGTAAGCACTATAGAAGATTGGTGAAAACGATGTTGACTGAAACAAAACTATGGAAAAAGTCAGTTTCCATCTGTACTGCAAGAACTTGTGTTAAATATTAAAATCCATTGGGCTTGTAAGATAGTCTTCAAAGGCATAGCTCCACTTATATGGAAGTCGTTACATGAAAGTGCTACAAATGAgagaaatatttaacacaaaactgaGAAACAAGGGGATTGGCACTGGGAAAAATTTTTGTATCTGCACAAGCATGACAATGTCGTGAACCATGCTGTTGACACAAATATGACTACTTTAGTTGACAGTGGGTGCTCAACACGCAAGCCGGTGTGCTGGATCCTGGAAGAGAAAAATAAATGTCATGTGCAGGTCAGTCTGGCGAAAAAGCACAAAATGCAACCAGTGCGAATGACTGAATAAAATGGTGTGCAGAGCAAAGAGCGTAGCCCATTGTGAAAACCAGGTCTATGTTAATTGGTCTCACTGTAAGAATTCAATGGCCTGGCTTGTTGCCGCTGGCAAACAAGCATCTCTATGACTGGTTCTGCTCGCTCTGTCTGTAATACCTTTCTGCACTACTCTGGTATCACACCAAAACTAActcatctgtgttcacctatgtCCTCTGACAGGTACACTAAATCCCATCTCccttaaaacaaaaaaaagggcACGTAGGACTGAAAGTGGCATGGTTTCTACTATAATCTCCATTGCAAAACCAGAGAGGGTGCAAGACTGCCAGGCAGCATTTCTACCTTCAAAGTAGGCCCAGACGACTCAACTGAGtctggtggaaaggtggaagattGTGGAGGCTGGTGTACTTGCATCGGCGGGGGCAAGGACTTGTTCATGGGTGAGTGGAGAAAGGACAACACAGGTTCAGAATCTGTGGGCTCAGAATCGGGAGTCATTGGAATTTTTGCCGCCTGTGCCCTATTCTGTGGGCAAACGTAGTATGGTGGAGGGCAGAGTGGTGGCAGGAGCAGATGTGCACACTGCCGCAGTTTGGATCCTCCTACCAAGAAAACGCCGTGACCAACTTAGTTGCCCAGATGGTGTGGAGATGGCATCATCACGGGTCCAGTGGATCATCAATGCAACTAATTTTAATGATGAATCAGCTGCACAAACAAATATCATTGTTTAGGGCCCACCATTACTTCCAGCAGCTACTCATCAAGCCAGTCAAAAGACAGGGCCTAAAGGCGCCCCGTGAGGCAAATGCAGTGGTCCACGATGTTACAGGGCATGCAGCTTGGAATATAACAAATCTAAGGTTGCATGACCAGCACCGATGCAAACATTCCACCAGACTGCACCCGTTAACTGGTGTCACCTGGTGTGCAGCCAGAAAGCTATATGTTAAGACTGGTGAAATGCGCTGCAGGCAAGATGCTGGGTATCATTGCAAATGCAAAAATCTTCAAACTTCCATGACACAAATAACCAACTATTATCAGATATGAGTGTCCAGGGCAGCCTTCAATAGAAAAATTGACTGATAACATGCAAGTAGTTGCTGTCAATGACCTGGAGAGCATTTGGCTACATACAGGAAATAAGACAAagcatccaccaccaccaccaaccaccacaTACTTCCCAAAAAAGGGCCCGCGAAGTCAAATGTACTCTGTCCCGAGGATACTCTGGAACTGGCCTAGGGCAATGCTGACACGGTGGTGCAGCCAGACTCTGTTCACAGGCCACGCAAACCTGCAAAAGATGTTGGGTGTCACAATCGATCACCAGCCAGTGGACATACTGCCATGCCCAAGTCTTAATGCGAGATATACTCCGTTGCTATGCATGCAGCATCTGGAGAATGTGAGGACACAATGCAGGAGGGATGATTGTTCAGGAGCTTTGCACCTCTGTGGCACGCATGGGTTCCTCCCTGGAAAACATTTAGTCGATCTCATAGAAGGAAGAACAAATGCCATGCTGAATCAGCACCTGAAGGAGCATGCTTGGCCCCCATCTGGACTGTGGAGATGATTTCCGGACCTCACACACCATCATAGGAAAATGCAGCAGTGTCCAATTCAAAAACAAGAGCGTGCTATGGATTGGGTTCTTCTGGCAACCACAGTGTGAATCTGCATTAGCATGTTGGGCTGTGGACTTGTAATGAATATCATAAGAATAATTAATGAAAAAGAGTGCCCATCTCTGCAACTAGGGAGCAGTAATATCCAGTAGCTTAGAATGAGGACAACATAGTTCAGTCAGCAGCTTGTGGTCAGTGATGAGCAGGAACTTTGGTCCACACGAAAAAACCTTGAAACCTTTGTAATATCCAAAATTGCAGCCAGTGCCTCCTTTTCCACCTGTGAATAGTTACCCCGTTGCATACCACTGCACTTCCAACCTGCTGTGTTCTGTGGTCTCTGTGTTTACAGCTGAAAAACCTATAacaaataccgtatttactcaaatctaaatcacacttttttccagtttttgtaatccaaaaaaccgcctacggcttagaattgagtgcaaagtaagcggaagttctgaaaaattttggtaggtgccgccacaactaacttctgccatcagaTATATGTATCACTACAAAGGCAtgctgtatgagcacaaagataaatacttgcgccaaaacctctgcgtcagtaaataaattaaaaactggtagaagacgagcttttttttctccgccctgagCTTCGACCACTGccattttcatacattatacaacgaagtaaatagaaattccgtattgttcatcttcgaatgtagcagcctaCTAAATATCTgtagcaataaaaataaatttctttacacaaaaaCACCAATAATGCACAAAGCTTTGATTGTTGTGCGAGTTGATAACGCTGGGACTCATTAAGATTTACTTAGCGGCACGTATTGCTTCGTGgaattttgtgaagtgcttgtTGGTGTTGGCAAACCATAATGAAGCACTTTCATTATAGTGCCAAATTCAAGAGGGCAGTTATGTCTTTTACGTAACAAAGTTGTAATCGTACTGCAGGTCTGTGGTACAGGTGTTGTTGAGAGCAACGCCAGGTGGTGATGACTGCAGAGagacaaattatttgaatgttcaagTAGCAGTAAAGCATTTAGTGGGCCAAAGTGTGGCCTACACATGCACTAGAAGTGATTTTAATGAGTTTGTTAAGGAACACTGTCAGAAATTCCTGCTTGTGAatgccaaaattttaaaaattaaggcacatgaAGTTGCTAGAGAGCAAAAAACCGAAAATTTTAAGGCTAGTTGCAGCTGGATTGATCAGTTTATGAAGTGCTAGGGTTTTTCACTTAGGAGGTGAACTTCAGCTGCACAGAAGCTgcaaaaaataatgaagaaaagcTTGTGGAATTTCAGCGCTTCGTAATTCGGTGGCACACAGAAATGCAATACCTTCTTGGTCAGATAGGAAATGCTAACCAGACTCCCGTATATTTTGACATGCCATCAAATTACACGGTTGACGCCAAAGGAAGAAAGACATAAGTGTTCTTATATCAAGGGGTTAAAAACAGCGGATGTCAGTCATGCCTGCTGTATAACAGATCGACATAAATTACTCCCATTCATAGTTTTCAAGCGAAAGACTTTACCGAAATTGGAAGTAGTTCCaaaaactgtaactgtaactgtagcAGCAAATGAAACTGGGTTGTTTTCGGAGGACATGGTGCTGAAATGGAATAGTCGTGGGTTTACGCAGTCTGTTGGTATAAGATGCGTACGCAGGCCATACAACACCTGCAGCACAACGAAAATTAGAGGAAAGCAAAACAGACTTGGCAGTAATTCCAGGTGGGATGACGTCAATTCTGCAACCACTTGACGTCTGTTTGACTAAACCATTTAAGAACAAGTTTAAACGCATGTACACAGACTGGCATTCGAAAAGCAACAGACAACTGACACCGACAGGACGTGTAAAACGCACAAGTTTGTCTCAAGTTTGCCAGTGGAATTATGATGCACAGAAGTGTGTTCCAAATCACTGTGCAACAAGCGTTAAAAAATATCCAATGCACTGGATGGTATGGAGGACAATGCTCTGtatgaagaaatgagcaacaaagaatCGAGTGATAGTTATTCAGAATCATaatgatattttaaacatttcatatAAGATTTAttacaaacctaataaaattttgttttaaatttcagagtttaatttctaagttattttcattcttattttataagTGTTGATACTCTGCATTGCACAGTATAgaaaagcgtggagagctgcatcaaaccagtctacggactgaagacaacaacacactcTATGTTTGAAGTCATCACTAAAAATCTACTACAAAAATCCTACTGACAAAACTGTTTGGGATgtatgtcaatatggccaactctacgttctgaattttttcctatatgtgacaagagatggttgctaataggaacttttatgaatcgtgaatcacgtgcagtattctcttcaccataagaataatacaaaagtaaacattatgccatgtattctttcgtgtttgctgc carries:
- the LOC126297520 gene encoding dihydrolipoyl dehydrogenase, mitochondrial-like isoform X3 translates to MALITPLKETAEIMSLGALYRLTSLKPSNVQRAPNISPLLTCIQQRQYAASHEADVAVIGSGPGGYVAAIKSAQLGMKTVCVEKNDTLGGTCLNVGCIPSKALLNNSHYYHMAHSGDLAKRGVEVSNLKLNLPKMMEAKSTAVKALTGGIAHLFKQNKVQLLSGHGKITGQNEVTVIKADNSTEIVKAKNIIIATGSEVTPFPGINIDEERIVSSTGALSLKEVPQRLVLIGAGVIGLELGSVWSRLGAEVTAVEFLPSVGGAGIDGEVSKMFQRILTKQGLKFKLGTKVTGAAVQGNVIKVSVENVKDSSKKEELECDVLLVCVGRRPYTSNLGLEEIGIERDEKGRIPVNSRFQTVIPNIYAIGDTIHGPMLAHKAEDEGIVCVEGIAGGPVHIDYNCIPSVIYTHPEVGWVGHTEEDLRSDGREYKIGKFPFAANSRAKTNNDTEGFVKILGDKATDRILGIHIIGPGAGELINEGVLAMEYGASCEDVARACHAHPTCSEALREGCLAAYFGKPINF
- the LOC126297520 gene encoding dihydrolipoyl dehydrogenase, mitochondrial-like isoform X1 — protein: MKSLTGWNKVRRLERALITPLKETAEIMSLGALYRLTSLKPSNVQRAPNISPLLTCIQQRQYAASHEADVAVIGSGPGGYVAAIKSAQLGMKTVCVEKNDTLGGTCLNVGCIPSKALLNNSHYYHMAHSGDLAKRGVEVSNLKLNLPKMMEAKSTAVKALTGGIAHLFKQNKVQLLSGHGKITGQNEVTVIKADNSTEIVKAKNIIIATGSEVTPFPGINIDEERIVSSTGALSLKEVPQRLVLIGAGVIGLELGSVWSRLGAEVTAVEFLPSVGGAGIDGEVSKMFQRILTKQGLKFKLGTKVTGAAVQGNVIKVSVENVKDSSKKEELECDVLLVCVGRRPYTSNLGLEEIGIERDEKGRIPVNSRFQTVIPNIYAIGDTIHGPMLAHKAEDEGIVCVEGIAGGPVHIDYNCIPSVIYTHPEVGWVGHTEEDLRSDGREYKIGKFPFAANSRAKTNNDTEGFVKILGDKATDRILGIHIIGPGAGELINEGVLAMEYGASCEDVARACHAHPTCSEALREGCLAAYFGKPINF
- the LOC126297520 gene encoding dihydrolipoyl dehydrogenase, mitochondrial-like isoform X4 is translated as MSLGALYRLTSLKPSNVQRAPNISPLLTCIQQRQYAASHEADVAVIGSGPGGYVAAIKSAQLGMKTVCVEKNDTLGGTCLNVGCIPSKALLNNSHYYHMAHSGDLAKRGVEVSNLKLNLPKMMEAKSTAVKALTGGIAHLFKQNKVQLLSGHGKITGQNEVTVIKADNSTEIVKAKNIIIATGSEVTPFPGINIDEERIVSSTGALSLKEVPQRLVLIGAGVIGLELGSVWSRLGAEVTAVEFLPSVGGAGIDGEVSKMFQRILTKQGLKFKLGTKVTGAAVQGNVIKVSVENVKDSSKKEELECDVLLVCVGRRPYTSNLGLEEIGIERDEKGRIPVNSRFQTVIPNIYAIGDTIHGPMLAHKAEDEGIVCVEGIAGGPVHIDYNCIPSVIYTHPEVGWVGHTEEDLRSDGREYKIGKFPFAANSRAKTNNDTEGFVKILGDKATDRILGIHIIGPGAGELINEGVLAMEYGASCEDVARACHAHPTCSEALREGCLAAYFGKPINF
- the LOC126297520 gene encoding dihydrolipoyl dehydrogenase, mitochondrial-like isoform X2; the protein is MKSLTGWNKVRRALITPLKETAEIMSLGALYRLTSLKPSNVQRAPNISPLLTCIQQRQYAASHEADVAVIGSGPGGYVAAIKSAQLGMKTVCVEKNDTLGGTCLNVGCIPSKALLNNSHYYHMAHSGDLAKRGVEVSNLKLNLPKMMEAKSTAVKALTGGIAHLFKQNKVQLLSGHGKITGQNEVTVIKADNSTEIVKAKNIIIATGSEVTPFPGINIDEERIVSSTGALSLKEVPQRLVLIGAGVIGLELGSVWSRLGAEVTAVEFLPSVGGAGIDGEVSKMFQRILTKQGLKFKLGTKVTGAAVQGNVIKVSVENVKDSSKKEELECDVLLVCVGRRPYTSNLGLEEIGIERDEKGRIPVNSRFQTVIPNIYAIGDTIHGPMLAHKAEDEGIVCVEGIAGGPVHIDYNCIPSVIYTHPEVGWVGHTEEDLRSDGREYKIGKFPFAANSRAKTNNDTEGFVKILGDKATDRILGIHIIGPGAGELINEGVLAMEYGASCEDVARACHAHPTCSEALREGCLAAYFGKPINF